GGATCGGCCGGGTTGCAGATCGGGTCGGCTCCGTGGCACAGCTCGATGGTCCGGTCGGCGTAGACCGGGCTGAAGTTGGAGATGGGGCCGACCCAGGCCGCGCCGTTGCCGAACAGTGCGATGGCCGCGATGTGGTCGGCCGCGTTGGCGGGAAGCGGGCTCTTGAAGCCGAAGCCGGTGAACGGAACGGCGAGCACGACGTCGGCGACGGCCGCGCCCAGCGAGTACCCGCCGATCACGAGCCGGGTGTCCGGGCAGTTGTTGGCCATGTACTGGATGTGGCCGCTCATGTCATTGGCGCCGATGTCGACCTCGGTGTCCGCCGGGTATCGGACGGCATAGACGCCGATGTTCTTGTCGACCCTGGACCGCAGCGCGTTGACGAATGCGTTGCCCAGCGTGCCGACGCCGGCGGGTTCGGTGCGACCGCGGGCGAAGACGACCTCGACCGGTGGGCATGGGGCGGCATTGGCCACCGCTGTAGAGCCGGGGATCACGGCCGAGGTGACCGGCAGGATTGCCGCGACCGCCGTGATGATGGCGATCACACACATCCACCGCCGGACCGGCCGGGGCCCGGGCCTTTCGATGGGAAGTTCGACCACCTAAGCGATCGTAGCGGACGCGGGCTACAGCAGCCCGGCGACGAAGTTTGCGGCGTCGTTGGCAGCGCCTTCGTAGGCCCGGTGCGCCGGGACGCTGTCGCCGTCGGTGCAGACCGGGTCACCCGGGTTGCACAGGTCGATGGAACGCGAGCCGTACACCGGGCTGGCAGTCATCGGCAGACCGAGTTTGGCCGACGGGTTGCCGAAGACGGCGACCGCGGCGACGTGCTCAGGGACGTTCGGCGGCAGCGGCGCGGTGAAGCCGACGGCCGGGAACGGAACGGCGGCGATCACGTCGATCACCGCGGCCCCCTGCGAATAGCCGCCGAGCACCAGGCGGGTCGCCGGGCAGTTGTCCACCATCCACTGGATGTGGCCGCTGGCGTCGTTGGCGCCGCCGGCCGCGGCCAGGAAGTCGTAGCTGGCGGGGTAGTTCACCGCGTAGGCGCCGACGGAGCGGCCGCCGACCTTGCCGCGCAGCGAGTTGACGAACGCGCTGCCGATCCGGCCGAGGCCCGGGCTCTCGCTCGTGCCGCGGGCGAAAACGACCTCGATGTCCGGGCAGTCGGCCGCCGAGGCCACCGGAAGCGTCGAGGTGGGCGTCGGCACCACAACCGGTGCGACGACGGCGGCGGCAGCGGTCAGCGCTGCTGCCACGAACACGGTGCAGCGACGAACAAGATCAATGGCCACGCCAAATCCTAACGCTCGTGGGCGCCTAGACGATTCCCGCGACGAAGTTGGCGGCCTGATCGGCCATGCCTACGTAGTCGCTGTGCGCGAACGGGTTCCGGCCGCGCGAGCAGATCGGGTCACCGTCTTTGCAGATGTCGATGGCCTTGCCGCCGAACACCGACGAGGTGAGCGGGATCCCGAACTTGGCGGAGGGGTTTCCGAAGGCCACCGCCGCGGCGACCTGCGGGACCAGGTTGCCGGCCAGTGGCGGTGCCGATCCGACCTCCCCGACCCGGTTGCCGAGCGGCGGGATGCCGGCCAACATGTCGACGACCGCGGCGCCCTGTGAGTAGCCGCCGAGCACGACCCGGGTCGACGGGCACGAGGACGCCAGCGTGGCGATGCGGTTGGCGGCGTCGGTCGCTCCGTCAGCAGCGGCCAGGAAGTCGTAGCTGGCGGGGTAGTTGACCGCATAGGTGGAGACCGTGCGACCGCCGAGCCGGGAAGTCAGCGCGTCGGCGAACGCCTGCCCGGGCCGGCCCAGACCCGGGGCATCGTTGGTGCCGCGGGCGAAGATGACCTCCACGTCGGAGCACGGTTCGGCAGCGGCAGGCGAGGCCAGAGCAAGCGGAACGGCCGCGCTGACCAGGGTCGATACGATCGCGGCCACCCGGGCCGACTTCCGGAGGAGACTCACGGGGGACATCGTCACACAAAATGGTTAGCCGCGGCTAATCGTTTGCCGGTTCGGTCGCCTCCCGAATGGGCATATCGGGCCAGGTCGAGAGCTCGGTCACGTCGGGCGCTGCCTGCTCGCCGCGGTCACCCTGGCGGGCCACGGCCAGGCCGACCAGCACCACCGCTCCGCCGATCACCTGGCTCGTCGACATGGCTTCACCGAGCATGATCCAGGCGATCAGGACCGCGAACAGCACCTCCGAGAGCCCGACGAGGGAGGCGAAGCGCGGCTTGAGCCGCGCGATGCCGATGATGCCGAGGGTGTAGGCCAGCGCGGTGGGGATCAGGCCGAGCGCGATCACGGGCACCAGCCACGACGTGGTGTGTCCGGCGAGGGTCACGGGGTCGGCGGTGAAGGCCAGCGGCATGATGCCGGTCACGCCGAGAAGTGTCACCGCCGCGGTGCCGATGACGAGGCCGCCGGTGGCCAGACTGATCGGGCTGAGCCCGTCACCGTCGGTGCTGGCCCGGTTGGACATCATGAAGTAGCAGGCGGCGCACACGGCCGCGGCCAGGCCCCAGCTCACCCCGACCAGGTTGATCTGGGCACCGCTGAACACGTTGAGCACCATGATGATTCCGGCGATGGCCAGTGCCACGCCACCGAAGGTCATGGCGCTGGGGCGGTGCCGGGTGGTGGCCCAGACCCAGCCGACGACGAGGATCGGCGCGGTGTATTCGAGCAGCAGTGCCACGCCGACCGACAGGTGCGCGACGGCGTTGTAGTAGCAGAGTTGGGCGCCGGCGATCGGGATCAGGCCGTAGGCGACGACGGTTCTGGCGTGCCCGAGAACCTCGCGGATCCAGCCGGGGCGGACGACGCTGGCGAAGGCGGCCATGATCAGCGCGCCGCCGGCGAGCCGGGCGATGACGGCAGCCGTGGGGCTCCACCCGGACTCCATCAGGGCTTTGGCGAACGGGCCCGACGACCCGAATGCCAGCGCGGAACTGACGGCGAACACTAGGCCGAGCCGGAAATCGTTGTCGGCGGTCCTGCGCGCGAGCTGGGCTTCGGCAGTCATCGGTACACCTCCCCTGGGGCATGTCATGAGTAAAACTGATTATGGTGATGACAGTAAGGTTGACGGTACGGCGACCAGTGGTCAGGAGTCAAATGCTTTTTACCTATGACACGGAGCTCACGCTCCGGGCCGCGACGGTGTTGGTGAACACCGATCGGGTAGAGGGCGAACGACTGTCTGACCAGGCCGCCCTCAGTGCGTACCTGGACGACTTCGGCTGGACCGGGCGGCGGGACCGTGACGAGGCCGAACTGGCGGCCGTGCGCCGGTTGCGGGGCCGGCTGGGGGAGATCTGGGCGGCCGCCGACGACGAGGAAGAGGCCGTCCGTCTGGTCAACGCCCTGCTGAGCGACACCAAGGCATCGCCATGGCTGACGCGGCACAAGGAGATGCCGGACTGGCACCTGCACCTGGCCTCGGTCGACGATCCGCTGGCGCAACGCATGGGCGCCGAGATGGCGATGGCATTGGCCGATCTGATCCGCGGCGGTGAACTGCGTCGCCTCAAGATCTGCGCGGCGCCGGACTGCGAGGCGGTGCTGACCGACCTGTCGCGCAACCGCTCGCGCATCTTCTGCGACACCGGCAACTGCGGTAACCGCCAGCACGTCGCGGCCTATCGGCAGCGCCAGCGCGCTGACTGATCGCGCTCAAATCGGCGTGATCGCGCTGTCTCCGCCCGGGTTAGGGTTGCGCACGGGGGACATATGGCACGGCGACCGGCCACTCGGCTACAGCTCAGCGGGCACCGATTCCTGTTGCGGCGCATGGCACACGCGTTGGTTCGCGGTGATGCGCGGATGCTCGACGATCCATTGCGCGCACAGGCAGTCTCCTACGGCGTCGGCTGCGCACTGGCGCTCGTCGCGCTCGCGGTGTGCGCGGTGCTCGCCCTCGTCCGCCCGGGTTCGGCGCCCGGCGATGCGCCGATCCTGATGGCCCGCGATTCCGGTGCGCTGTACGTGCGGATCGCCGATGTCGCGCACCCGGTGTCGAACCTGGCTTCCGCCCGGCTCATCGTCGGCGCACCGGCCAATCCCGTCGTGGTCGACGACGCCGCGATCGCGAAGCTCCGGCGCGGGCCACTGGTCGGCATCCCGGGTGCCCCCACCGAGATCGGCCGGCCGCTCGGCCTCGATGAGTCGGACTGGGCCGTCTGCGATGTCTCCGAACCGGCCGAGACGGTGCTGCTGGCCGGCCGGTCCGACCGGCAGATCTCTGCACTGCGGGATGGACAGGCCCTGCTGGTGTCGGCGCACGCGGCAGGTGCATCCGCTTATGTGCTCGCCGACGGGTGGCGGGCCAGGGTAGACCTTCGCGACATCGCGGTGGTGCGGGCACTGCAGCTGGAAGGTGTGTCCGCCCAGCCGGTTTCGCAGACCCTGCTGGACGCCATTCCGGAAGCGCCTGCCCTGCAGCCACCTGCGATCGCCGACGTGGGCACCGCGGGGCCGGCGGCGCTGGGCGGACTCACGGTGGGCACCGTGATCCGGGTGATGCGCACCGGGTCTGCGGAGTTCTATGTGGTGCTGGCCGACGGTGTGCAGCGCATCGACCGGGTGGCGGCGGACGTCATCCGCTTCAGCGTCGCGCAACCCGGCGGTGAGCCACCGATCGTTCCTGCCGACGTGGTGGCCGATGTCCCGGTCGCCCGCGGGCTGGCCGTGGCCCGGTTCCCGGAACGGGTCCTGCGCCGAGCCCGGGCGGTGATATGCGCCCGCTGGAATCCGCGACAGCCCGATCCCGGCACGAATACCGCTGTGGCCATGGTGGATTCGTTGCCCGACGGTAGTGTGCAGCTGGCCCAGGCCGATGCGGCCGGGCCGAACATCGACCGGGTGCAGATGCCGGTCGGCCGCAGCGTGTACCTGCAGGCCCGGGGTGTCACCCGCGAGGCCTCCTCCGGCGGTCCGTTGTATCTGCTCAACGACGTCGGTGTGCTGTTCGGGATTCGTGACGGCGCGACTGCTGAACTCCTCGGCCTGGGCAGTGCCCCGATTCCCGCGCCGTGGCCGATGTTGGCCATGTTGCCGCGTGGGCCCGAACTCAACCGTGAGGCCGCCTCAGTCGTGCGCGACTCGTTGCCCGGCGTCGCGGCGGCGCCCGCGTAACCGGCCGGCCGACAGCGCCAGTGCGGTCAAGACTGTCGCGGCCACACACGCGGCGGCGCCGCCGAAGGCGATCCGCCGCGGTACGGGGTCGGCCGTCGCCGAAACGGGCGGGGCTACCGACACCGGAGCATTCGGAGCAGCGGGCGACGACGGGGTGCCGCCGCTGACCGCCGCCGGCGCGTCGACGACACCGTGCCCGACGACCGGGTTCCAGCCGTCAGCCGGGGTGCGCGCAGTGTCTTCGATGCGCCGCATCACCTCACGCGCGCTCAGCTGTGGGAACCGCGAACGCACCAGTGCGGCGATTCCGGCCACCACGGGCGCGGCGTAACTGGTTCCCGAGATCGGGGCGTCGCGCCCGACGACATCGATCAACCGCTCGCCGTCCGGATGCAGCGACACCAGGTTCTCGCCGGGCGCGGCCACGTCGACCCAAGGACCAGCGAGGCTGAAAGCCGATGCGGTGCCGTCAGATCCGACGGAGCCGACACACAACACCAGGTCGTCGTACCAGGCCGGGCTCGACACCGAACGCAGGTGATCCCAGTCGTTGGCGGCCGGGCCGGCGTCGGCGTTCTGTTCCGTGCAGCCCGCGCCGACGTTTCCGGCCGCCGCGACCACCACGACATTGCGCACGTCGACGGCGTAGCTCAGGGCGGCGCCGAGGGCACGGTCGTCGGGGGCGGCATCGGCGGCCACGCACGCAGGAGACGAGATGTTGATGACGGTCGCGCCGAGGTCCGCCGCGGTGCGTACCGCCATGGCCAGCGTGTTGACGTTCCCGACGCCGATGGAGCCACCGTCGGTGGCGAACTTGTTGCTCGACTGCCGGATGGCCAGGATCGCGGCGTCGGGGGCCACCCCGCTGAATCCCGAACTCGGTGCCGCGGCGGCGATTCCGGCCACGATCGTGCCATGCCCGTCACAGTCGGCGGTGCCGTCACCACGTGACACGTAGTCGCCGCCACCGACGAGGTGGGGGAGCAGGCGATGCCGGGCCACCCCGGTGTCGATCACCGCGATGGTCTGGCCTGCGCCGCGCGTGAGCGGCCACACCGCGTCCAGCCATGGATTGCTCGCCGAGGCATCAGCTGCCGAGGCGGACTCGTAGCACGGCTGACGCTGTTGGGTGGGCACGGCGGGCGCCGGTGGTGCCGGCCGGGGCAGCAATGTGGCGTCCACTGCGGGCGGCACCACCGCGGCGGCCGGCGCGATCGCCACCAGTGGGAGTCCGGCGAGCAGGGTTGCGGCCAAGCCGGCCGATCCCTTCACTTCGGCCCCAGTCCGAGAACCAGGTCGAAGGCTCCGGTCAACCAACATGCCAGCGGGACCACCGCCGCCAAAGCGGCATATTCGAGGGCATCGGCGATGCGGGCCGCTACCGGACTCTGCACCGTGACCGGCCACAGCAGTGCGATTCCGGTACCGACGGCGAGAATCCCGGTCCAGCTGCCCTGTCCCGGAGCCCATGCCACGACGAGTACGAAAGTCGCTGTGAGTGCCAAGAATCCGGCGACGGCCGGGCCGGTGCGGCAGCGGCCCGAGGCATATGTGCGCGAGCGCAAAAGCAGCGCCACGCCGACGGCCGCGGTGAAGGCGACCTCGGCACCCGTTACCCGCCCCAGGCCGGTGAGGGTCAGGGCCGCGATACCCAGCGCGATCGCCGTCGAACAACCGAGGATCAGGCCCACCAGGTTTCGGTGCCCGCGCCGGAGCGTCGCTTCGG
The genomic region above belongs to Mycolicibacterium sp. HK-90 and contains:
- a CDS encoding cutinase family protein, translating into MAIDLVRRCTVFVAAALTAAAAVVAPVVVPTPTSTLPVASAADCPDIEVVFARGTSESPGLGRIGSAFVNSLRGKVGGRSVGAYAVNYPASYDFLAAAGGANDASGHIQWMVDNCPATRLVLGGYSQGAAVIDVIAAVPFPAVGFTAPLPPNVPEHVAAVAVFGNPSAKLGLPMTASPVYGSRSIDLCNPGDPVCTDGDSVPAHRAYEGAANDAANFVAGLL
- the eccB gene encoding type VII secretion protein EccB: MARRPATRLQLSGHRFLLRRMAHALVRGDARMLDDPLRAQAVSYGVGCALALVALAVCAVLALVRPGSAPGDAPILMARDSGALYVRIADVAHPVSNLASARLIVGAPANPVVVDDAAIAKLRRGPLVGIPGAPTEIGRPLGLDESDWAVCDVSEPAETVLLAGRSDRQISALRDGQALLVSAHAAGASAYVLADGWRARVDLRDIAVVRALQLEGVSAQPVSQTLLDAIPEAPALQPPAIADVGTAGPAALGGLTVGTVIRVMRTGSAEFYVVLADGVQRIDRVAADVIRFSVAQPGGEPPIVPADVVADVPVARGLAVARFPERVLRRARAVICARWNPRQPDPGTNTAVAMVDSLPDGSVQLAQADAAGPNIDRVQMPVGRSVYLQARGVTREASSGGPLYLLNDVGVLFGIRDGATAELLGLGSAPIPAPWPMLAMLPRGPELNREAASVVRDSLPGVAAAPA
- a CDS encoding cutinase family protein is translated as MCVIAIITAVAAILPVTSAVIPGSTAVANAAPCPPVEVVFARGRTEPAGVGTLGNAFVNALRSRVDKNIGVYAVRYPADTEVDIGANDMSGHIQYMANNCPDTRLVIGGYSLGAAVADVVLAVPFTGFGFKSPLPANAADHIAAIALFGNGAAWVGPISNFSPVYADRTIELCHGADPICNPADPDTWRNNWPDHLAGAYIDAGMVNQAADFVAGRL
- a CDS encoding cutinase family protein, whose protein sequence is MSPVSLLRKSARVAAIVSTLVSAAVPLALASPAAAEPCSDVEVIFARGTNDAPGLGRPGQAFADALTSRLGGRTVSTYAVNYPASYDFLAAADGATDAANRIATLASSCPSTRVVLGGYSQGAAVVDMLAGIPPLGNRVGEVGSAPPLAGNLVPQVAAAVAFGNPSAKFGIPLTSSVFGGKAIDICKDGDPICSRGRNPFAHSDYVGMADQAANFVAGIV
- a CDS encoding DMT family transporter; the encoded protein is MTAEAQLARRTADNDFRLGLVFAVSSALAFGSSGPFAKALMESGWSPTAAVIARLAGGALIMAAFASVVRPGWIREVLGHARTVVAYGLIPIAGAQLCYYNAVAHLSVGVALLLEYTAPILVVGWVWATTRHRPSAMTFGGVALAIAGIIMVLNVFSGAQINLVGVSWGLAAAVCAACYFMMSNRASTDGDGLSPISLATGGLVIGTAAVTLLGVTGIMPLAFTADPVTLAGHTTSWLVPVIALGLIPTALAYTLGIIGIARLKPRFASLVGLSEVLFAVLIAWIMLGEAMSTSQVIGGAVVLVGLAVARQGDRGEQAAPDVTELSTWPDMPIREATEPAND
- the mycP gene encoding type VII secretion-associated serine protease mycosin, which translates into the protein MAATLLAGLPLVAIAPAAAVVPPAVDATLLPRPAPPAPAVPTQQRQPCYESASAADASASNPWLDAVWPLTRGAGQTIAVIDTGVARHRLLPHLVGGGDYVSRGDGTADCDGHGTIVAGIAAAAPSSGFSGVAPDAAILAIRQSSNKFATDGGSIGVGNVNTLAMAVRTAADLGATVINISSPACVAADAAPDDRALGAALSYAVDVRNVVVVAAAGNVGAGCTEQNADAGPAANDWDHLRSVSSPAWYDDLVLCVGSVGSDGTASAFSLAGPWVDVAAPGENLVSLHPDGERLIDVVGRDAPISGTSYAAPVVAGIAALVRSRFPQLSAREVMRRIEDTARTPADGWNPVVGHGVVDAPAAVSGGTPSSPAAPNAPVSVAPPVSATADPVPRRIAFGGAAACVAATVLTALALSAGRLRGRRRDAGQRVAHD
- a CDS encoding CGNR zinc finger domain-containing protein translates to MLFTYDTELTLRAATVLVNTDRVEGERLSDQAALSAYLDDFGWTGRRDRDEAELAAVRRLRGRLGEIWAAADDEEEAVRLVNALLSDTKASPWLTRHKEMPDWHLHLASVDDPLAQRMGAEMAMALADLIRGGELRRLKICAAPDCEAVLTDLSRNRSRIFCDTGNCGNRQHVAAYRQRQRAD